In one Candidatus Nitrospira nitrificans genomic region, the following are encoded:
- a CDS encoding sigma-70 family RNA polymerase sigma factor, translating to MSRQDDEESGLSEARRHTADDMDASEPANAADRGERETGRSEGLDTLKSYLREVRRSTLLTFKQEQQLGKRVMAGDEQARQLMIESNLRLVISIGKRYMHRGFPFSDIVEEGNLGLIKAVEKFNYKRGFRFSTYASWWIRQYIERAIINQGKLVRLPVHVVERLNRYLNRVEQLVQELGREPRAAEVAAKMKTSEEDVLDLKQLVRTTCSLDSPLNDSSDTFLRDVIEDPVGLLPDETADGVRRRAELMAWVRELPEKEQTVIVSRFGLDGEEAKTLEEIGRTMGLTRERVRQIEMTALVRLRNTIGRKAMTQADLL from the coding sequence ATGAGTCGACAGGATGACGAGGAGTCCGGATTGAGCGAAGCTCGACGGCACACTGCCGATGACATGGACGCCTCAGAACCTGCGAACGCAGCTGATCGGGGCGAACGAGAAACGGGTCGATCGGAAGGACTGGACACGCTCAAGAGCTATTTGCGGGAGGTCCGCCGATCCACCCTGCTGACCTTCAAGCAAGAGCAGCAGCTTGGTAAACGGGTCATGGCCGGCGATGAGCAAGCTCGACAACTGATGATTGAATCGAATCTGCGGCTGGTCATCAGTATCGGGAAGCGTTACATGCACCGGGGGTTTCCGTTTTCCGACATCGTAGAAGAAGGCAATTTAGGCCTGATCAAAGCAGTCGAGAAATTCAATTACAAACGGGGATTCCGATTCAGCACCTATGCATCCTGGTGGATTCGGCAGTACATCGAACGGGCGATCATCAATCAAGGAAAACTGGTGCGCCTTCCTGTGCACGTGGTGGAGCGCCTCAATCGGTATCTGAATCGGGTCGAACAGTTGGTGCAGGAGCTTGGACGGGAGCCAAGGGCGGCTGAAGTGGCGGCGAAGATGAAGACATCGGAAGAGGATGTGTTGGATCTCAAGCAGCTGGTGCGCACGACCTGCTCGCTCGATAGCCCGCTCAATGACAGCTCCGACACCTTTCTGCGCGATGTGATCGAGGATCCGGTCGGGCTCTTGCCCGATGAGACCGCCGACGGGGTTCGGCGGAGGGCGGAACTGATGGCATGGGTAAGGGAGTTGCCTGAGAAAGAGCAAACTGTTATTGTGTCACGGTTCGGGCTCGACGGAGAGGAGGCGAAGACGCTCGAAGAAATCGGCCGTACCATGGGACTGACTCGTGAGCGTGTCCGACAGATCGAGATGACGGCGTTGGTTCGGCTTCGCAACACCATCGGCAGAAAAGCCATGACACAGGCAGACTTGCTCTAA
- a CDS encoding GatB/YqeY domain-containing protein: protein MSLSDRLTEDLKLAMKSRDQLRMDVIRMIKAAVLNKEVELKRDLDDAEMSRVMTTLVKQRRESVEQFEKAQRIELAAKERKEIEIIEAYLPKPLSPQELEAIVASAVAETGSHTLKDMGTVMKAVMARLAGQSVDGKQVSDLVKSKLS, encoded by the coding sequence ATGTCGCTGTCGGATCGCTTAACTGAAGACCTCAAACTTGCGATGAAATCACGCGATCAACTTCGCATGGATGTCATCCGTATGATCAAAGCCGCCGTCCTGAACAAAGAAGTGGAGCTGAAGCGGGACCTGGATGATGCTGAAATGAGCCGCGTGATGACGACGCTCGTCAAACAACGTCGGGAATCCGTCGAACAATTTGAAAAAGCTCAACGGATTGAACTGGCGGCCAAAGAACGGAAGGAAATCGAAATCATCGAGGCCTACCTCCCCAAACCGCTTTCACCCCAAGAGCTCGAAGCCATTGTCGCATCAGCTGTCGCGGAGACCGGATCACACACCCTCAAAGATATGGGAACAGTCATGAAGGCTGTGATGGCCCGCCTCGCCGGGCAGTCCGTCGACGGCAAACAAGTCAGTGATCTGGTGAAAAGCAAGCTCTCCTGA
- a CDS encoding c-type cytochrome, translated as MKTSPILWASLTVLILGAAPACSQHQEEPKGTATAASAPVELREGEQKFNANCSLCHGIGGIGTTQGPPFLHKVYEPNHHGDEAFRRAAANGVKAHHWQFGDMPKIDAVKPADVDHIVKYIRWLQKQAGIF; from the coding sequence ATGAAAACATCACCGATACTGTGGGCGAGTCTTACTGTCCTGATTCTTGGCGCCGCACCGGCGTGCAGCCAACACCAGGAGGAGCCAAAGGGAACGGCCACCGCAGCATCTGCGCCGGTGGAATTACGGGAAGGAGAGCAGAAATTCAACGCCAACTGCTCACTCTGCCACGGGATCGGGGGAATCGGAACGACTCAAGGCCCACCCTTTCTTCACAAGGTCTATGAGCCGAATCATCACGGCGATGAAGCCTTTCGGCGAGCGGCGGCCAACGGAGTCAAGGCTCATCATTGGCAGTTCGGCGACATGCCGAAGATCGATGCGGTCAAACCTGCCGATGTGGACCACATCGTGAAGTACATCCGCTGGCTTCAGAAACAAGCCGGTATTTTTTGA
- a CDS encoding TraR/DksA family transcriptional regulator, producing the protein MATKIQAKKKGEVKTKSADAVIKKSQPPTTGAAPKATSEVEIAAPVRPKETAKEREMREQRQDVLHKMLLSKRQEIIREIEESLGQSLTEDQQRRLESARDVGDQALMDLERELGISLMEMRNRRRQSIDEAITRLHEGTYGICAECGVEISEKRLQAVPFAKLCVECQSRAELLEKIEREEDRD; encoded by the coding sequence ATGGCAACAAAAATACAGGCAAAGAAAAAGGGCGAGGTCAAGACGAAATCTGCCGACGCGGTGATCAAGAAATCTCAGCCGCCGACCACAGGGGCGGCGCCCAAAGCGACGTCCGAGGTCGAGATCGCGGCGCCGGTACGGCCCAAGGAGACGGCAAAAGAGCGAGAGATGCGGGAGCAACGGCAAGACGTGCTTCATAAAATGCTCCTCAGTAAACGCCAAGAGATCATCAGGGAGATCGAAGAGAGTCTGGGGCAGTCTTTGACTGAAGATCAGCAGCGGCGTCTCGAGTCAGCGCGTGATGTCGGCGATCAAGCCTTAATGGATCTTGAGCGTGAACTTGGTATTTCCTTGATGGAGATGCGTAACCGGCGGCGGCAGTCGATCGATGAAGCCATCACCCGGCTGCACGAAGGGACGTACGGGATTTGTGCCGAATGTGGGGTGGAGATCAGCGAGAAGCGTCTCCAGGCGGTCCCTTTTGCCAAACTGTGCGTGGAGTGCCAATCTCGAGCGGAATTGCTGGAGAAAATCGAACGCGAAGAGGATCGCGACTAG
- a CDS encoding (2Fe-2S) ferredoxin domain-containing protein: MPPFQRHIFVCTNQRPKDDPRGCCANLGSEKLHAHFKNETKRLNLKGLVRANKAGCLDHCELGPSVVVYPEGVWYWVGTEADVTEIMERHILQGEVVTRLLMPDQPVPEQLMPLKRP, encoded by the coding sequence ATGCCACCATTTCAACGACACATCTTTGTCTGTACGAATCAGCGCCCGAAAGACGATCCTCGCGGCTGTTGTGCGAACTTGGGTTCGGAAAAACTTCATGCGCACTTCAAGAATGAAACGAAGCGGTTGAATCTCAAAGGTCTTGTTCGCGCCAATAAAGCCGGCTGCCTCGACCATTGCGAGCTGGGCCCCAGTGTGGTGGTCTATCCTGAAGGAGTGTGGTACTGGGTCGGAACCGAGGCCGACGTGACGGAGATTATGGAGCGGCACATCCTGCAAGGAGAGGTTGTCACCCGATTGCTCATGCCCGACCAGCCGGTTCCCGAACAGCTGATGCCGCTCAAGAGACCGTAA
- the queC gene encoding 7-cyano-7-deazaguanine synthase QueC codes for MNGQISERAVVLASGGLDSTVTAALARREGYALYLLTIAYQQRHAVEIERSRQVATALEAHQHVVIDVDLRAIGGSALTGNQSVPKRRTVSERNRDVPVTYVPGRNLIFLSLAAAHAEVLGASIIYFGANVIDYSGYPDCRPEFIKTVEAAIQAGTKAGMQGKGIEIRTPLLRMSKAEIIRLGLTLNVPFHLTHSCYDPIGLMACGQCDSCLIRKRGFAEAGVVDPIQYAVC; via the coding sequence ATGAATGGGCAGATTTCAGAACGAGCGGTCGTTCTCGCCAGTGGCGGGCTGGACTCCACTGTAACGGCAGCTCTCGCACGGCGCGAGGGATACGCGCTGTACTTGCTGACCATTGCCTATCAACAACGTCACGCGGTCGAGATTGAGCGATCGAGACAGGTGGCGACGGCTCTGGAAGCTCACCAGCATGTGGTGATCGACGTCGATTTACGGGCGATCGGTGGATCGGCCCTAACAGGCAATCAGTCGGTACCAAAGCGTCGGACCGTATCGGAACGGAACCGGGATGTGCCTGTGACCTACGTGCCGGGCCGAAACCTGATTTTTCTGTCCTTGGCGGCGGCTCACGCGGAAGTGCTGGGGGCATCGATTATCTACTTCGGCGCCAATGTGATCGATTACTCCGGCTATCCCGACTGCCGACCGGAATTCATCAAAACGGTGGAGGCGGCGATTCAAGCGGGGACAAAGGCAGGGATGCAGGGTAAGGGCATTGAGATTCGCACGCCGTTGCTTCGGATGTCGAAGGCGGAAATCATCAGGCTTGGCCTCACGCTGAACGTTCCCTTTCATCTTACGCATAGTTGTTATGACCCGATCGGATTGATGGCCTGCGGGCAATGCGACAGCTGTCTGATTCGGAAACGAGGATTTGCGGAGGCGGGAGTTGTGGATCCGATTCAGTATGCGGTATGTTGA
- a CDS encoding adenine phosphoribosyltransferase, with the protein MTTVNYQALIREVPDFPKPGILFYDITTLLKNPAAIQSLADQLTTRYQDRGITKVVGIESRGFIFGGILAARLGAGFVPVRKPGKLPADCYEVKYSLEYGQNSLAVHRDAIEIGEPVLIVDDLLATGGTAEATIHLVRQLGGTIVGLDFLVELKSLRGRDKLAGHDVHSTITYP; encoded by the coding sequence GTGACGACCGTCAACTATCAGGCTCTCATTCGAGAAGTGCCGGACTTTCCGAAGCCCGGCATTCTCTTTTATGACATCACCACGCTCCTGAAGAATCCTGCCGCGATTCAGAGTCTTGCCGACCAATTGACGACTCGGTATCAGGATCGAGGGATTACCAAGGTGGTCGGAATTGAGTCTCGCGGATTTATTTTCGGCGGGATTCTTGCTGCCCGTCTCGGGGCCGGATTTGTCCCGGTTCGAAAGCCTGGAAAACTTCCGGCTGATTGTTACGAAGTGAAATACAGCCTTGAGTATGGGCAGAACAGCCTAGCCGTGCACCGTGACGCGATCGAAATCGGAGAGCCTGTGCTGATCGTCGACGACCTATTGGCGACAGGAGGGACGGCAGAGGCAACGATCCATCTTGTTCGTCAGCTTGGTGGCACGATTGTCGGGCTCGACTTTCTGGTTGAACTGAAGAGCTTGAGGGGACGCGACAAACTCGCTGGGCACGATGTCCATTCGACCATTACCTATCCCTAG
- the htpX gene encoding protease HtpX: MMKWLKGIGLLLIANILIMVTLSITVPIVINVILPMFGIDVRGSVDLTSLVWAAMFGFGGAFISLAFSKQMARAMLDCQQITQPRSHAEQVVYGSVREIAQRLNITMPEVWVYDSPDPNAFATGPSKNNSMVAVSTGLLENLKEDEVKAVLAHEMGHVYNGDMFATTVLAGLMNTFVYYIAMWVRRFFAERDQAALGFGLSLVLQIVVSILASVVISWFSRRREFGADAFAAKVYGKDSMIGALRSIDRWVNRAQFQYSTQDALATMKISGNSGGFMSLFSTHPPLEVRIAALERL, encoded by the coding sequence ATGATGAAGTGGCTTAAAGGCATAGGTCTGCTGCTGATCGCAAATATTCTCATCATGGTGACGCTGTCGATCACCGTCCCCATCGTCATCAACGTGATCTTACCGATGTTCGGAATCGATGTCCGCGGTTCCGTCGATCTGACATCGTTGGTATGGGCTGCCATGTTTGGGTTCGGCGGGGCATTCATCAGTTTGGCATTCTCCAAGCAAATGGCGCGCGCCATGCTCGACTGCCAGCAGATCACCCAACCTCGCTCTCATGCCGAACAGGTCGTGTATGGTTCCGTGCGGGAAATCGCTCAACGTTTGAATATCACCATGCCCGAGGTATGGGTCTATGATTCTCCCGATCCCAATGCCTTCGCGACGGGACCCAGCAAGAACAATTCAATGGTGGCGGTATCAACCGGATTACTGGAGAACCTCAAGGAAGATGAGGTGAAGGCTGTGTTGGCTCATGAAATGGGCCACGTCTACAACGGCGACATGTTCGCTACGACCGTCCTAGCCGGGCTGATGAATACCTTTGTGTATTACATCGCCATGTGGGTACGGCGTTTCTTCGCGGAGCGGGACCAGGCAGCTTTAGGTTTTGGCCTGTCATTGGTCCTCCAGATCGTCGTCAGCATCCTGGCCTCCGTCGTCATCAGTTGGTTTTCGCGTCGGCGAGAATTCGGAGCCGATGCCTTTGCCGCCAAGGTGTACGGGAAAGACTCAATGATCGGCGCGCTCCGATCGATTGATCGATGGGTGAATCGTGCTCAATTCCAATACTCCACGCAAGACGCCCTCGCAACGATGAAGATCTCAGGCAACAGCGGTGGATTCATGAGCTTATTCTCGACGCACCCGCCGCTTGAGGTACGGATCGCGGCGCTGGAGCGGCTTTAA
- a CDS encoding tetratricopeptide repeat protein: MSFLTSSCAAPPLHPPQALIAGPAVGEVLKQAQAGDPNAQNEVGILYSEGRGLPQNYLEAKDWFKKAADQGHAGAQVNLGTLYSLGQGAPYSDHMALFWFQKAAEQRNALAFAKLGMMYERGRGVPQSLVDAHMWYSLSTAYGEKRAAESRDTVATKMTRSQIAESEERAKKWTPKRQ; the protein is encoded by the coding sequence GTGTCCTTTCTGACATCAAGTTGCGCCGCCCCCCCCCTTCATCCGCCACAAGCACTCATTGCCGGACCGGCCGTCGGCGAAGTTCTCAAGCAGGCTCAAGCCGGTGATCCCAACGCTCAAAATGAAGTGGGCATACTGTACAGCGAAGGGCGAGGCCTTCCACAAAACTACCTTGAGGCAAAGGATTGGTTCAAAAAGGCCGCTGATCAGGGACATGCAGGCGCTCAAGTCAACCTTGGAACGCTGTATTCGCTCGGGCAAGGCGCACCGTACAGTGACCACATGGCGTTGTTCTGGTTTCAGAAAGCAGCTGAACAACGGAATGCGCTCGCATTTGCCAAACTCGGCATGATGTACGAACGAGGGCGTGGCGTGCCACAGAGCCTCGTTGATGCGCACATGTGGTATAGCCTTTCAACCGCCTATGGTGAGAAACGAGCCGCTGAATCACGCGACACTGTCGCCACGAAGATGACTCGCAGCCAGATTGCCGAATCCGAAGAACGGGCCAAGAAATGGACACCCAAACGACAATGA
- a CDS encoding response regulator — MAILIVDDSPDQHLLLRSILTKAGHDEIVTVDSARAAFTALNLDGPPTSVKIDLILMDVLMPDIDGVGACRHIKQQQHLRDIPIIMVTAKNDLNSLKEAFTAGAMDYINKPVSGVELLARVSSALTLKHEMDCRKEREMELRRANEELQRALSEVKVLRGLIPICASCKKIRNDGGFWQQLEEYLGEHSEAEFSHGLCQPCLKKLYPSVYQD, encoded by the coding sequence ATGGCGATCCTCATCGTCGATGACTCTCCCGACCAGCATCTCTTACTGCGGTCTATTCTGACAAAGGCCGGTCATGATGAGATCGTCACGGTTGATTCGGCCCGAGCGGCGTTTACGGCTTTAAACCTTGACGGTCCACCGACATCAGTCAAGATCGACTTGATTCTGATGGATGTCCTCATGCCCGACATCGATGGCGTGGGCGCGTGCCGACATATCAAACAGCAGCAGCATCTTCGAGACATTCCGATCATCATGGTGACCGCGAAGAATGACCTCAATAGCCTCAAGGAAGCCTTCACTGCCGGCGCGATGGATTACATCAATAAACCCGTGAGCGGGGTGGAGTTGCTTGCCCGCGTGTCCTCGGCGCTCACATTGAAGCACGAGATGGATTGCCGCAAGGAACGGGAAATGGAGCTTCGCCGCGCCAACGAGGAACTCCAACGCGCGCTCAGCGAAGTCAAGGTGCTTCGCGGATTGATTCCGATCTGCGCCTCCTGCAAGAAAATCCGCAATGACGGTGGATTCTGGCAACAACTCGAAGAGTATCTCGGCGAACATTCCGAAGCAGAGTTTAGCCACGGCCTCTGCCAACCCTGCCTCAAAAAGCTTTATCCTAGTGTTTATCAAGACTAG
- a CDS encoding phytoene/squalene synthase family protein, producing MDLSTTTVSSKHELLGDLLKQVSRLFYTTLVVVPANVRDQVGLAYLFARAADTIADTELIDRSCRLGFLNRFRAQFLGEQPDWAQIRTIQQAVGPLQQVSAERTLLERLDECFRLSLTCSPDDRRRIQRVMTTLTQGMEMDLSTFPGTSVADLTALKTFDELDRYTYYVAGCVGEFWTGLMCAHRKALADWDIQRMSEVGVRFGKGLQLTNIVKDIAHDLRKGRCYIPEMMLDEAGLKPQDLLQPTNLPRFKPVLRTLVRSAVEHLDQGWLYTMAIPRYETRLRLACMWPILSAGESLKLVLNSPDLLNPAVKVKIPRSKVYQIVGMTTGTAACGYAGTAYWGHLRKQIV from the coding sequence ATGGATCTCTCTACGACAACCGTATCCTCCAAGCACGAGCTGCTTGGTGACCTGCTCAAGCAAGTTTCCCGCCTGTTTTACACCACGTTGGTCGTCGTGCCGGCGAATGTTCGTGATCAGGTAGGATTGGCCTATCTCTTTGCCCGGGCCGCCGATACGATCGCCGATACGGAACTGATTGACCGATCGTGTCGTCTAGGTTTTCTTAACCGCTTCAGAGCGCAATTTCTTGGTGAGCAGCCAGACTGGGCTCAGATCCGTACGATTCAGCAGGCGGTGGGACCGCTCCAACAAGTGTCGGCTGAACGAACCCTGCTCGAACGGTTGGACGAGTGTTTCCGACTTTCGCTCACCTGTTCGCCGGATGATCGACGTAGGATTCAGCGGGTGATGACGACCTTGACGCAAGGAATGGAGATGGACCTGAGCACGTTTCCCGGGACCTCCGTGGCGGATCTCACCGCGCTCAAGACCTTTGATGAGCTGGACCGTTACACCTACTATGTGGCTGGATGTGTCGGTGAGTTCTGGACCGGTCTGATGTGTGCGCATCGCAAGGCGCTGGCCGACTGGGATATTCAGCGGATGTCGGAAGTCGGAGTGCGATTCGGCAAGGGGCTACAACTGACGAATATTGTCAAGGACATTGCCCACGATCTGCGGAAGGGGCGTTGTTATATTCCGGAAATGATGCTTGATGAAGCCGGGCTGAAGCCGCAGGATTTGTTGCAGCCGACCAATCTTCCTCGCTTCAAACCGGTGCTCCGCACGCTCGTTCGTTCGGCGGTCGAGCACCTGGATCAGGGCTGGCTCTATACGATGGCAATCCCGCGTTACGAAACTCGGTTACGGCTGGCGTGTATGTGGCCGATTCTCTCTGCCGGAGAATCACTCAAGCTCGTCCTGAATTCCCCCGATCTGTTGAACCCCGCCGTGAAAGTCAAAATCCCGCGCAGCAAGGTGTATCAGATCGTGGGAATGACGACGGGCACCGCTGCGTGCGGATATGCGGGAACTGCCTATTGGGGGCATTTACGCAAGCAGATCGTATGA
- the ald gene encoding alanine dehydrogenase has product MVVGVPREIKDHEYRVSLTPEGAAILRQSGHEVWLEPFAGQGSGFSDDEYRKAGASVAGSKDEVFKRADLIVKVKEPLLSECHLFRPGQVLFTYLHLASLVDVTKELLRRKVTAVAYETTELKDGSLPMLKPMSEIAGRMSVQIGAQYLEKIHGGRGVLLGGVPGTEPGKVVVLGAGVVGSSATRIAVGMGAQVTVINLDVERLRYLDDQYQGRIVTRAVSSASIEEAVCSADLVIGAVLVPGALAPKLVSRSLVSRMKSGSVIVDVSVDQGGCVETTRPTTHSEPVYIVDGVVHYCVANMPGIVPRTSTYALTNATLPYLLRLASDGVDRAIRADPGLAKGVNLKDGKVVHQGVAATHGLPFTPLL; this is encoded by the coding sequence ATGGTGGTCGGTGTCCCGAGGGAAATCAAAGATCATGAGTATCGTGTCAGTCTGACGCCGGAGGGTGCAGCCATCCTCCGGCAGAGCGGGCATGAGGTCTGGCTCGAACCATTCGCCGGGCAGGGCAGTGGATTTAGCGATGACGAGTACCGTAAGGCCGGCGCCTCGGTTGCCGGCTCGAAAGATGAGGTATTCAAGAGAGCGGATTTGATTGTGAAGGTTAAAGAGCCGTTGCTTTCCGAGTGCCATCTGTTCCGTCCGGGCCAGGTCCTGTTCACCTATTTGCATCTCGCCTCACTGGTGGATGTGACCAAAGAGCTCCTGCGTAGGAAGGTCACGGCGGTTGCGTATGAAACGACTGAGTTGAAGGACGGTAGTCTTCCGATGCTCAAGCCCATGAGTGAAATCGCCGGGCGGATGTCGGTGCAGATCGGAGCCCAATATCTGGAAAAAATCCACGGGGGACGGGGTGTATTGTTGGGAGGGGTTCCGGGGACCGAACCGGGCAAGGTCGTGGTGCTAGGCGCTGGGGTCGTGGGGAGCTCGGCGACTCGCATTGCGGTCGGGATGGGAGCCCAGGTTACGGTGATCAATTTGGATGTTGAACGGCTGAGGTATCTCGACGATCAGTATCAAGGCCGAATCGTCACGCGCGCCGTGAGCTCCGCTTCCATCGAGGAGGCTGTGTGCTCAGCCGATCTTGTCATCGGCGCCGTGTTGGTTCCCGGCGCCTTGGCGCCGAAACTGGTGTCGCGATCACTGGTCTCGCGGATGAAATCCGGGTCGGTGATCGTGGATGTTTCTGTCGATCAGGGGGGCTGTGTCGAGACGACGAGACCGACGACGCACTCGGAGCCTGTCTATATCGTTGATGGCGTCGTGCATTATTGCGTCGCCAACATGCCGGGCATTGTTCCTCGCACATCCACCTACGCTCTGACCAATGCGACGCTGCCGTATCTGCTTCGACTCGCGTCCGACGGGGTGGACCGAGCGATTCGCGCTGATCCTGGGTTGGCCAAGGGTGTCAATCTCAAAGATGGAAAAGTTGTTCACCAGGGTGTGGCTGCTACCCATGGGTTGCCTTTTACCCCTCTCTTGTAA
- a CDS encoding cupredoxin domain-containing protein produces MLRTLVIVSWLTLVLPLGGLAAETFVPGPPIVVSISPDGVQRATIILDRYSYSPNHLVVESGKPVELTLTSRTTIIPHNFVMQELSADLSIEQDVGAGKTVIAKLLPTQPGLFPFYCDKRLWPMAGHRDKGMEGRLEVR; encoded by the coding sequence ATGCTCCGGACACTAGTGATCGTGAGTTGGTTGACCCTCGTACTTCCGTTGGGTGGACTAGCTGCGGAGACATTCGTGCCAGGCCCGCCGATCGTGGTCTCCATTTCCCCTGATGGAGTCCAACGGGCTACCATCATTCTCGACAGGTATTCCTACTCACCGAACCATCTGGTCGTGGAGAGCGGGAAGCCGGTTGAGTTGACCTTGACGAGTCGTACGACAATCATACCCCATAATTTCGTCATGCAAGAGTTGTCGGCCGACCTTTCGATCGAACAGGACGTTGGCGCAGGGAAAACTGTCATAGCGAAACTCCTTCCGACTCAGCCTGGGCTCTTTCCCTTCTATTGTGACAAGCGGCTGTGGCCCATGGCCGGTCATCGAGATAAGGGAATGGAAGGGCGATTGGAAGTCAGGTAA
- a CDS encoding MFS transporter has protein sequence MPDRFYGRVLLLPIIMTAQPASSHSAGHTSHNDPAPRGPHESGRRFGIRDGLFQAIAQGGGEQYLSAFALLLHATPFQLSILSAIPQLLGTWAQLVSVKVAHWFPSLASQVVWGIIGQSLSWIPILALPLLWPDQGPWLLIAAVAVYFTFTHFTAPAWNSLIIDLLEPNERGAYFARRSRTIALTSFLALCLAGALLSFFEQRQLLWVGFAVMFLIAGLCRSASARLLMKVSDLPAHEPSGNPTGFLVFLRTGTSENFRHFLLFSGLMHSAVLVAGPFFVIYLLQDLHLAHWQYGTWLAAGIIGQFLTLPAWGQFGDRFGNKALLTFTGLLVAFLPMLYLFGTAWPFLVIVNFFGGVVWAGLGLGLNNYVFDAVQPTDRGKAVAVASIVNGIGWAMGTVVGSVLIDTLPNRLQAGTLTLEPVSNLPFIFFLSGVLRLIVSTMLLRTFHEPRHVERQAHHRLLWELPLLKPLRRLSRRATNAHQ, from the coding sequence GTGCCGGATCGGTTCTATGGTAGAGTGCTCTTGCTTCCTATTATTATGACCGCTCAACCAGCGTCATCACATTCGGCAGGACACACCTCTCACAACGATCCCGCTCCAAGAGGACCGCACGAATCCGGTCGGCGTTTCGGTATTCGAGATGGACTCTTCCAGGCCATCGCCCAAGGCGGAGGAGAGCAGTATCTCTCGGCCTTTGCCCTCCTGCTCCACGCGACACCGTTTCAGTTGAGCATTCTTTCGGCCATTCCTCAACTCTTAGGCACATGGGCTCAGTTGGTTTCCGTCAAAGTCGCCCACTGGTTCCCCAGCCTGGCCTCTCAAGTCGTGTGGGGCATCATCGGACAATCCCTCTCTTGGATCCCTATTCTTGCGCTACCCTTGCTCTGGCCCGACCAGGGGCCATGGCTGCTCATCGCAGCCGTCGCCGTGTATTTCACCTTCACGCATTTCACCGCCCCCGCATGGAACAGCCTCATCATCGATTTGCTTGAGCCCAACGAACGGGGTGCCTACTTCGCCAGACGATCACGGACAATTGCACTGACCAGTTTTCTCGCACTCTGTCTGGCCGGAGCCCTGTTGAGCTTCTTCGAACAACGGCAACTCCTTTGGGTCGGCTTTGCTGTCATGTTTCTCATAGCCGGGCTCTGCCGTAGCGCGTCGGCGCGCCTCCTGATGAAGGTGAGCGATTTACCTGCTCATGAGCCGAGCGGCAATCCGACGGGCTTTCTGGTCTTTCTCCGTACCGGCACGTCTGAAAACTTTCGCCACTTCCTCCTGTTTTCTGGCCTCATGCATTCGGCTGTGCTGGTTGCCGGTCCCTTCTTCGTCATTTATTTGCTTCAGGACCTGCATCTCGCGCACTGGCAATATGGAACCTGGCTGGCCGCCGGCATCATCGGCCAGTTTCTGACCTTGCCGGCCTGGGGGCAATTCGGCGATCGCTTCGGGAATAAGGCGTTGCTCACCTTCACGGGGCTACTCGTGGCATTCCTGCCGATGTTGTACCTGTTCGGGACTGCGTGGCCGTTTCTTGTCATCGTCAATTTCTTCGGCGGCGTGGTCTGGGCGGGACTTGGGCTTGGACTGAATAACTACGTCTTCGACGCGGTGCAGCCTACGGATCGCGGGAAGGCTGTCGCCGTTGCGAGCATCGTGAACGGCATTGGGTGGGCCATGGGAACCGTGGTCGGAAGCGTATTAATCGACACGTTGCCAAACAGGCTGCAGGCTGGGACCTTGACGCTGGAGCCCGTCTCCAATCTCCCGTTTATCTTCTTTCTCTCCGGTGTCTTGCGCTTGATCGTCTCGACGATGCTTCTTCGCACGTTTCACGAGCCTCGTCATGTGGAGCGCCAAGCCCACCACCGTTTACTCTGGGAATTGCCGCTGTTGAAACCTCTGCGACGACTCTCACGCCGAGCGACCAACGCCCATCAATAA
- a CDS encoding acylphosphatase, with product MTQSADEAPVRAHILVVGRVQGVGFRAFAARSAVQLGLSGGVRNLDDGRVELEVEGGRTVIEALLRELKIGSPASHVGRIDVEWSVATGRYSRFDIWY from the coding sequence ATGACTCAATCGGCCGATGAAGCGCCGGTTCGAGCGCACATTCTCGTGGTCGGTCGTGTGCAGGGAGTAGGATTTCGCGCGTTCGCGGCACGGAGCGCCGTCCAACTTGGTCTGTCGGGGGGTGTTCGCAATCTCGACGATGGTCGGGTTGAGCTGGAGGTTGAGGGTGGAAGAACGGTGATAGAAGCACTCCTGCGGGAATTGAAAATCGGTTCTCCGGCTTCGCATGTCGGAAGGATTGATGTGGAGTGGAGCGTCGCGACCGGTCGATATTCACGCTTCGATATTTGGTATTAG